In one Grus americana isolate bGruAme1 chromosome 1, bGruAme1.mat, whole genome shotgun sequence genomic region, the following are encoded:
- the SLC35E3 gene encoding solute carrier family 35 member E3: protein MGWMPAQGRLAAGLLVNLAASICIVFLNKWLYVRLGFPNLSLTLVHFAITWLGLYLCQALGAFSPKSLQPSQVLPLALSFCGFVVFTNLSLQSNTIGTYQLAKAMTTPVIVVIQSLAYGKTFPLRIKLTLVPITLGVFLNSYYDVKFSVLGMVFATLGVLVTSLYQVWVGAKQHELQVNSMQLLYYQAPMSSAMLLFIIPFFEPVFGEGGIFGPWTLSAVIMVLLSGIIAFMVNLSIYWIIGNTSPVTYNMFGHFKFCITLLGGCLLFKDPLSVNQGLGILCTLLGILAYTHFKLSEQESSKSKLVQRP from the exons ATGGGCTGGATGCCGGCGCAGGGTCGGCTGGCGGCGGGGTTGTTGGTGAATCTGGCCGCTTCCATCTGCATCGTTTTCCTGAACAAGTGGCTGTACGTGCGGCTGGGCTTCCCCAACCTCAGCCTCACCCTGGTGCACTTCGCCATCACCTGGCTCGGCCTCTACCTCTGCCAGGCGCTCGGCGCCTTCTCCCCTAAGAGCCTACAGCCCTCCCAGGTGCTGCCGTTGGCCCTCAGCTTCTGCGGTTTCGTCGTCTTCACCAacctctccctgcagagcaaCACCATCGGTACCTACCAGCTGGCTAAAGCCATGACCACGCCGGTCATCGTGGTCATCCAGAGCCTGGCTTACGGAAAGACGTTCCCTCTCCGTATCAAGCTTACGCTG GTCCCCATCACTCTGGGCGTCTTCCTCAACTCCTACTACGACGTGAAGTTCAGCGTTCTCGGGATGGTGTTCGCCACCTTGGGCGTCCTGGTGACCTCCCTCTACCAAGTG TGGGTAGGAGCTAAGCAGCACGAGTTGCAGGTAAACTCTATGCAGTTGCTGTACTATCAGGCACCCATGTCCTCAGCTATGTTGTTGTTCATCATACCCTTCTTCGAGCCAGTCTTTGGAGAAGGGGGAATATTTGGGCCCTGGACGCTTTCTGCTGTG ATAATGGTACTGCTGTCTGGAATAATAGCCTTTATGGTAAACTTGTCCATTTACTGGATCATTGGAAATACGTCACCTGTCAC GTATAACATGTTTGGACACTTCAAGTTCTGCATCACCCTCCTGGGAGGGTGCCTCTTATTTAAGGATCCACTGTCTGTTAATCAAGGCCTTGGGATTCTGTGCACGTTGTTGGGCATTTTAGCTTACACCCACTTCAAGCTCAGCGAGCAGGAAAGCAGCAAGAGTAAATTGGTTCAGCGTCCGTAA